One stretch of Labrenzia sp. CE80 DNA includes these proteins:
- a CDS encoding response regulator — protein sequence MNRAWDLSQTSFLVIEDNIHMRSILRSVLSGFGVRQIYEASDGADGLEIVLDRTPDFVLVDWAMAPVSGADFIKILRSDKDKFISTIPVVVVSAHSQKATILEAMKLGVHGFIAKPVSPAILFDRIGDILQKQELHGRCKGVYGQAAAAPKRPGAAAQGTKAAVGSARVTKDPHSMALL from the coding sequence ATGAACAGGGCTTGGGATCTGTCTCAAACGTCTTTTCTTGTGATTGAAGACAATATTCACATGCGAAGCATCCTGCGCTCGGTGCTGAGCGGCTTCGGCGTACGTCAGATCTACGAGGCGTCAGATGGTGCCGATGGTCTCGAAATCGTGCTGGACCGGACGCCCGACTTCGTTCTGGTGGATTGGGCGATGGCCCCTGTAAGTGGTGCAGATTTCATCAAGATTCTCCGATCCGACAAGGACAAATTTATCAGCACGATACCGGTCGTCGTCGTCAGCGCGCATTCACAAAAAGCGACCATTCTGGAAGCGATGAAGCTCGGTGTGCACGGCTTTATTGCGAAACCGGTCTCTCCTGCGATTCTCTTCGACCGGATCGGTGATATCTTGCAAAAACAGGAATTACATGGGCGCTGCAAAGGCGTTTATGGCCAGGCTGCTGCAGCGCCGAAGAGGCCGGGTGCTGCAGCGCAAGGCACAAAGGCTGCAGTTGGGTCCGCAAGAGTGACGAAAGATCCTCATTCCATGGCGCTGCTTTAG
- a CDS encoding class II 3-deoxy-7-phosphoheptulonate synthase gives MAEKWTPDSWRSKPILQVPEYPDEKALADVEERLSTYPPLVFAGEARDLKRQLADVAAGKGFLLQGGDCAESFAEHHPDHIRDFFRVFLQMAVVLTYAASQPVVKVGRIAGQFAKPRSSNTETKDGVELPSYRGDIINDIAFSSESRIPDPNRLSMAYRQSAATLNLLRAFAQGGFANLDQVHQWMVGFISDSPQGHRYKELADRITEALAFMRACGIDSTSVPQLRSTDFFTSHEALLLGYEESLTRVDSTSGDWYATSGHMLWIGDRTRQPDHAHVEFFRGIENPIGLKCGPSMTPEGLIELIDILNPDNEPGRLTLICRFGADKVFDHLPQLVRAVEREGKSVIWSCDPMHGNTISAGGYKTRPFDQILKEVESFFAVHRAEGTHAGGIHVEMTGRNVTECTGGAHALTADQLGDRYHTHCDPRLNADQALELAFLIAENLKTEREGRHEDLIAVNG, from the coding sequence ATGGCGGAGAAGTGGACACCGGACAGCTGGAGATCCAAGCCGATCTTGCAGGTTCCGGAATATCCCGATGAAAAGGCCCTGGCTGACGTTGAAGAACGTCTGTCGACCTATCCGCCGCTGGTTTTTGCAGGTGAGGCGCGTGATCTGAAGCGCCAACTTGCTGATGTCGCGGCTGGAAAGGGTTTCCTGCTACAAGGTGGTGATTGTGCGGAGAGCTTTGCAGAGCATCATCCCGATCACATTCGCGACTTTTTCCGTGTCTTCCTGCAGATGGCAGTCGTGCTCACCTATGCGGCGAGCCAGCCGGTCGTAAAGGTCGGCCGCATCGCCGGTCAGTTCGCAAAGCCTCGGTCTTCCAACACGGAAACCAAGGATGGCGTAGAGCTGCCCAGCTACCGCGGTGACATCATCAACGACATCGCCTTCTCCTCGGAAAGCCGTATTCCGGATCCTAACCGTCTGAGCATGGCTTATCGTCAGTCAGCGGCAACACTGAACCTGCTGCGTGCTTTCGCCCAGGGCGGGTTCGCGAACCTCGATCAGGTGCATCAGTGGATGGTCGGTTTCATCTCCGACAGCCCGCAGGGGCATCGTTACAAGGAACTGGCGGACCGGATTACCGAAGCGCTCGCTTTCATGCGCGCTTGCGGCATCGACTCCACCTCGGTTCCTCAGTTGCGCTCGACCGATTTCTTCACGAGCCATGAGGCCCTTCTGCTTGGTTATGAAGAATCCCTGACGCGCGTCGACAGCACGTCCGGCGATTGGTATGCCACATCCGGTCACATGCTCTGGATCGGCGATCGCACACGTCAGCCTGATCATGCGCATGTGGAGTTCTTCCGGGGCATCGAGAACCCGATCGGCCTGAAGTGTGGTCCGTCCATGACGCCGGAAGGCCTGATTGAGCTGATCGACATTTTGAACCCGGACAATGAACCGGGCCGTCTGACCCTGATTTGCCGCTTCGGCGCAGACAAGGTCTTCGATCATCTGCCGCAGCTGGTGCGTGCCGTGGAACGGGAAGGAAAGTCTGTTATCTGGTCCTGCGACCCGATGCATGGCAACACCATCTCCGCTGGCGGCTACAAGACCCGTCCATTCGATCAGATTTTGAAGGAGGTTGAATCCTTCTTTGCAGTCCATCGTGCCGAAGGCACCCATGCTGGTGGCATCCACGTCGAAATGACCGGCCGCAATGTCACCGAGTGCACCGGTGGTGCCCACGCGCTGACTGCGGACCAATTGGGTGACCGTTATCACACGCATTGTGATCCGCGTTTGAACGCCGATCAGGCGCTTGAACTGGCTTTCCTGATTGCGGAAAACCTCAAGACTGAACGCGAAGGCCGTCACGAAGACCTGATCGCCGTCAACGGTTGA
- a CDS encoding VIT1/CCC1 transporter family protein: protein MPLEHSHAPQDIAQRLNAGPKINYLRDWVYGGIDGAVTTFAIVAGSLGANLSPAIVLILGLANLLADGFSMAAANYSGTKSEEDDYVRLEGIEEKHIRLAPEGEREEIRQIFKAKGYEGEELDTLVSIITSRRQTWIETMMQEEYGMAAVQRSALRAALSTFAAFVVCGSLPLVPFVFGLSASGTITTVMTACAFFLIGSIKARWSTRNWIFSGLETTAIGMAAAGIAWIVGYLLHGLIA from the coding sequence ATGCCTCTAGAGCACAGCCACGCCCCCCAAGACATCGCTCAACGGCTCAACGCGGGACCCAAGATCAACTACCTGAGAGACTGGGTCTATGGCGGTATAGATGGTGCAGTGACGACCTTTGCCATCGTCGCGGGGTCACTCGGAGCCAATCTGTCTCCAGCGATCGTCCTCATTCTCGGACTCGCCAACCTGCTGGCGGACGGGTTCTCCATGGCAGCTGCGAATTACTCCGGCACCAAGTCGGAAGAAGATGATTATGTGCGGCTTGAAGGCATCGAAGAAAAACACATCCGTCTCGCGCCCGAGGGCGAGCGTGAAGAAATCCGCCAGATCTTCAAGGCGAAGGGCTATGAGGGAGAAGAACTGGATACCCTTGTCTCCATCATTACCTCGCGCCGCCAGACCTGGATCGAGACCATGATGCAGGAAGAATACGGCATGGCAGCCGTGCAGCGCTCCGCCCTAAGAGCGGCCCTGTCCACATTCGCAGCGTTTGTGGTCTGCGGCAGCCTGCCTCTGGTACCGTTTGTCTTCGGCTTATCTGCCTCCGGGACGATCACCACAGTCATGACGGCCTGCGCCTTTTTCCTGATCGGCTCAATCAAGGCGCGCTGGTCCACCCGGAACTGGATTTTCTCAGGCCTGGAAACCACCGCCATCGGCATGGCGGCCGCCGGCATCGCCTGGATCGTCGGATATCTACTGCATGGGCTCATTGCCTAG
- a CDS encoding gamma-glutamylcyclotransferase family protein: MGQSLGGRLYERSQGNYMKLMTITYFGYGSLVNVATLGSATVVQPGTLTGWVREWRIRGANMQGQGVCALSVAPEATTSIRGVSAREPKAGLEKLDKREGRYHRIDGVGSAFRCDAEGKPGDEAMFLYQSKPEHYGWGCAENPILQSYVDCVLAGFHAFWGEEGIRHFIETTRGWHVPILADRNAPVYPRAVLLQPEVQEMIDDHLADQKVTFLAEG, from the coding sequence ATGGGGCAGTCCTTGGGCGGGAGGCTTTACGAGCGCTCGCAGGGTAACTACATGAAGCTTATGACCATTACCTATTTCGGCTACGGCTCTCTCGTCAATGTGGCAACGCTTGGTTCTGCCACAGTGGTTCAACCTGGAACGCTGACGGGCTGGGTGCGCGAGTGGCGGATCCGGGGTGCCAATATGCAGGGGCAGGGCGTTTGTGCGCTCAGCGTGGCTCCAGAGGCGACGACCTCCATCAGGGGCGTCAGCGCGCGCGAACCCAAGGCGGGTCTTGAAAAACTCGACAAGCGCGAAGGGCGCTATCATCGTATTGATGGCGTTGGCAGCGCTTTCCGCTGTGATGCGGAAGGAAAGCCCGGTGATGAGGCCATGTTCCTGTATCAATCAAAGCCGGAGCATTACGGTTGGGGCTGCGCCGAAAATCCGATCCTGCAAAGTTATGTGGACTGTGTCCTGGCAGGCTTCCACGCGTTTTGGGGCGAAGAAGGCATTCGTCATTTCATCGAAACGACCAGAGGCTGGCATGTTCCGATCCTCGCCGATCGCAACGCACCCGTCTATCCGCGCGCCGTATTGCTGCAGCCTGAGGTGCAGGAAATGATTGACGATCACCTTGCCGATCAGAAGGTGACTTTTCTGGCAGAGGGGTGA
- a CDS encoding aminotransferase class V-fold PLP-dependent enzyme, whose amino-acid sequence MPADLDLNADDIALLRRDTPGCANRIHFNNAGTGLAPLPVLNAVKQHLDLEAEIGGYEAHSVNIGAHEAFYTNTAALLNADKSEIAFIENATRAWDMAFYGIDFRPGDRVITGRAEYVSNFVALLQMKKRADIEIDLIEDDEHGQIDLKALEAAITPKTRLIALTHIPTFGGLINPAEAVGEIATRHKLLYLLDACQSAGQVPLDVKAIGCHMLSGTGRKYLRGPRGTGFLYVSDAILDQLEPPFVDLEATSWTGPDSYVLKPDAKRFENWERYFAGQIGLGVAVGYALGFGIDRLSRRTIDLGATLRKSLSEQPGIQVHDKGLKKGGIVTFLVEGEDPVRTKAKLAEADINVSVSNATSAQIDLPTRNLSALVRASVHAFNTDEEIETLLRVLGK is encoded by the coding sequence ATGCCAGCTGATCTGGATTTGAATGCCGATGACATCGCTTTGCTGCGCCGGGACACCCCTGGCTGCGCCAACCGGATCCACTTCAACAATGCGGGCACAGGGCTCGCCCCCCTGCCCGTTCTCAATGCGGTCAAGCAGCACCTGGACCTTGAGGCCGAGATTGGCGGCTATGAAGCGCATAGCGTTAACATCGGTGCGCATGAAGCGTTTTACACCAACACCGCTGCGCTCCTGAACGCAGACAAGTCCGAGATCGCGTTTATCGAGAACGCCACCCGTGCCTGGGACATGGCATTCTATGGCATCGATTTCAGACCGGGTGACAGGGTCATCACCGGACGCGCCGAATATGTCTCCAATTTCGTTGCGCTGCTTCAGATGAAAAAGCGTGCCGACATCGAGATCGACCTGATCGAAGACGACGAGCATGGTCAGATTGACCTAAAGGCGCTAGAGGCTGCAATCACGCCGAAAACGCGCCTGATCGCCCTCACCCATATTCCGACCTTCGGCGGGCTCATCAATCCGGCTGAGGCAGTTGGTGAAATCGCCACCCGGCACAAGCTTCTTTATCTTCTCGATGCGTGCCAGTCGGCCGGACAGGTTCCGCTCGACGTCAAGGCGATCGGTTGCCATATGCTGTCTGGTACGGGACGGAAATATTTGCGCGGGCCACGCGGCACCGGTTTCCTCTATGTCAGCGATGCCATTCTCGACCAACTCGAACCGCCATTTGTGGATCTGGAGGCAACCTCATGGACGGGGCCGGACAGTTATGTGCTTAAGCCGGATGCAAAGCGTTTCGAAAACTGGGAACGGTATTTTGCAGGCCAGATCGGCCTTGGCGTCGCCGTTGGTTATGCGCTCGGTTTTGGCATAGACCGTCTTTCCCGCCGGACCATAGATCTGGGCGCGACCCTACGCAAAAGCCTTTCGGAACAGCCCGGGATACAGGTTCATGACAAGGGCCTGAAAAAGGGCGGTATCGTAACCTTCCTGGTCGAGGGAGAAGATCCCGTGCGCACCAAGGCAAAGCTCGCAGAAGCTGACATCAATGTGTCTGTCTCGAATGCAACGTCGGCGCAGATCGACCTGCCCACTCGCAATCTTTCCGCTTTGGTGCGCGCGTCCGTTCATGCGTTCAACACTGACGAAGAAATAGAAACGCTGCTCCGCGTTCTTGGAAAATAA
- a CDS encoding diguanylate cyclase: protein MAEQHNRRYTDRDDGQSRQRISRLAFLLAGLLIAVTSISLLFVGYIATQASDEQAIRNERRLFQTTLADRERLIVREMAAIARWDMSVEKIVLDFDYEFVREYVGSLWLNHGHNRSLVVSGEGLILAETFRDYTHISNRPLSETPALMNLLEQARALYTQNRVRVPGGYSYRSIQSLAPSEFAAISFVEIDGKIALAAAMPIIPDHETVGLPDGEPTILISAKFVDEPFLLDLNAQLSFQEMAFSRTVIEIQDGPGHLVNNIKGESLGAFVWVSETRGDTIWPTVVPVILLLSLALAALAFGIAWRIGKLTTSLQASERQNRYLALHDTLSGLANRLQFNRVLASSVKNLPAKPFAVIHCDLDKFKAVNDTHGHAAGDEVIKTVAKRMKEVVGRGGLVSRLGGDEFVILMRTITDRKGLRELSNQLIASIAQPIEFAEGAAAEVGLSVGISLAPDQGSDGEALVAAADAALYYSKQHGRGRMVFSSDLPALEKSEQDESSPEPAIAAGTASSI, encoded by the coding sequence GTGGCTGAACAGCATAACCGCAGATATACCGATCGAGACGATGGGCAGTCGCGGCAACGTATTTCCAGGCTGGCGTTCCTTCTGGCCGGCCTACTGATCGCGGTAACGTCGATCTCCTTACTCTTTGTGGGATACATCGCGACGCAGGCGTCCGATGAGCAGGCGATCCGCAACGAGCGCCGACTTTTTCAAACGACCCTTGCTGATCGAGAGCGGCTGATCGTGCGGGAAATGGCCGCGATCGCCCGCTGGGACATGTCGGTTGAGAAAATTGTCCTCGATTTCGACTATGAGTTCGTCCGAGAGTACGTCGGAAGCCTTTGGCTGAATCATGGGCACAACCGCAGTCTTGTGGTATCGGGCGAAGGACTAATTCTTGCTGAGACCTTCCGAGATTACACTCACATCAGCAACCGACCGCTGAGCGAAACGCCTGCACTCATGAATTTGCTGGAGCAAGCGCGGGCTCTTTACACCCAGAACCGGGTCCGTGTACCCGGCGGCTACAGCTACCGCTCCATCCAGTCGTTAGCTCCATCCGAATTTGCGGCCATCTCCTTCGTCGAGATTGACGGAAAAATCGCACTTGCCGCGGCCATGCCGATCATTCCTGACCATGAGACAGTTGGCCTTCCCGATGGCGAACCGACGATCCTCATTTCGGCAAAGTTTGTCGACGAGCCGTTCTTGCTGGATCTCAATGCTCAGCTTTCCTTCCAGGAAATGGCCTTTTCCCGAACGGTAATCGAGATTCAGGATGGCCCCGGGCACCTCGTGAACAACATCAAGGGCGAAAGCCTTGGTGCATTTGTCTGGGTCAGCGAAACGCGTGGCGACACCATCTGGCCGACAGTCGTTCCAGTGATCCTGCTGCTTTCACTCGCACTCGCCGCGCTCGCCTTTGGCATTGCCTGGCGTATTGGCAAGCTGACGACATCTCTTCAGGCCAGTGAAAGGCAAAATCGCTATCTCGCCTTGCACGACACACTTTCAGGCCTCGCCAACCGCCTGCAGTTCAATCGGGTTTTGGCTTCTTCAGTCAAAAACTTGCCCGCGAAACCATTTGCCGTCATTCACTGCGATCTCGACAAGTTCAAGGCCGTAAACGACACGCACGGTCATGCGGCAGGCGACGAGGTCATCAAGACCGTCGCCAAGCGCATGAAGGAAGTCGTTGGTCGCGGCGGATTGGTGTCGCGCCTAGGCGGCGACGAGTTCGTCATCCTTATGCGGACGATCACCGATCGCAAAGGGTTGAGGGAGCTTTCAAACCAACTGATTGCCTCGATCGCCCAACCGATAGAGTTCGCAGAAGGTGCCGCAGCAGAGGTCGGATTGAGTGTTGGCATCTCGTTGGCGCCTGATCAGGGAAGTGATGGCGAAGCGCTGGTCGCCGCAGCGGACGCTGCGCTCTATTATTCCAAGCAGCACGGCCGCGGCCGGATGGTCTTTTCAAGCGACCTGCCAGCGCTCGAAAAGTCCGAGCAGGATGAAAGCAGCCCGGAACCGGCCATCGCTGCCGGCACAGCAAGCTCTATCTAA
- the gor gene encoding glutathione-disulfide reductase → MSDFDYDLFVIGGGSGGVRAARIAATHGAKVGIAEEFRYGGTCVIRGCVPKKLFVYASKFSEEFEDAEGFGWSVGERQFSWEKLVAAKDQEITRLEGIYRRNLERTNVEPHDSRAVLEGPNTVRLLATGQTFTAKYILIAVGASPNVDDDLVGGEHVITSNEAFNLADLPQKVVVVGGGYIAVEFAGIFNGLGVDTTLMYRGDEILRGFDMDLRTAVRGEMEKKGIRVVLGDTFTEIAKKADGTLSGKTRKGATLEADQIMHAIGRKPHTVGLGLEQAGVEMDAIGAIKVDAASRSSVPSVYAVGDVTNRANLTPVAIREGHAFADTIFGNKPWTVNHSLIATAVFSQPELGTVGLTQEEALKVTSNVDIYKSTFRPMKHTLSGRDEKMLMKIIVDADTDKVLGVHIMGPDAGELAQVLGITLEMGATKADFDRTIAVHPTAAEELVTMREPTERIRG, encoded by the coding sequence ATGAGCGACTTTGATTATGATCTCTTTGTCATTGGCGGCGGCTCGGGCGGCGTGCGTGCAGCCCGGATCGCAGCCACTCATGGCGCGAAGGTCGGCATTGCAGAAGAGTTTCGATATGGCGGAACCTGTGTCATTCGCGGCTGTGTTCCGAAAAAGCTCTTTGTGTATGCCTCCAAGTTCTCGGAAGAGTTCGAAGACGCTGAAGGCTTCGGTTGGAGTGTCGGTGAACGCCAGTTCTCGTGGGAAAAGCTTGTTGCGGCGAAGGACCAGGAGATTACCCGGCTCGAGGGCATTTACCGGCGGAATCTGGAGCGGACGAACGTCGAGCCTCATGACAGCCGGGCAGTTCTGGAAGGGCCAAATACTGTTCGCCTGCTGGCGACCGGTCAGACCTTTACCGCGAAATATATCCTGATTGCGGTTGGTGCCTCGCCGAATGTCGATGACGATCTTGTTGGCGGCGAACATGTAATCACTTCGAACGAGGCATTCAACCTGGCTGACTTGCCGCAAAAGGTTGTGGTCGTCGGCGGCGGTTATATTGCGGTCGAATTTGCCGGGATCTTCAACGGTCTTGGTGTTGATACCACCTTGATGTACCGCGGCGATGAGATCTTGCGCGGCTTCGATATGGATTTGCGTACGGCTGTCCGCGGCGAGATGGAGAAAAAAGGTATCCGCGTCGTTCTTGGCGATACCTTCACGGAAATCGCGAAAAAGGCGGACGGTACGCTTTCGGGCAAGACCCGAAAGGGGGCAACGCTGGAAGCAGACCAGATTATGCACGCGATCGGGCGCAAGCCACATACGGTGGGGCTTGGTCTGGAGCAGGCTGGCGTTGAGATGGATGCCATTGGCGCGATCAAGGTGGATGCAGCCTCCAGGTCATCTGTTCCTTCGGTCTATGCTGTCGGCGACGTGACCAATCGCGCAAATCTGACACCCGTCGCCATCCGCGAAGGGCATGCCTTCGCGGACACGATTTTCGGCAACAAGCCCTGGACGGTGAATCACAGCTTGATCGCGACGGCGGTTTTCTCCCAGCCCGAGCTCGGCACAGTCGGCTTGACTCAGGAAGAAGCGCTGAAGGTCACGTCGAACGTCGACATCTATAAGTCCACCTTCCGTCCAATGAAGCACACGCTGTCTGGCCGGGACGAAAAGATGCTGATGAAGATCATCGTCGATGCGGATACGGACAAGGTTCTGGGTGTCCACATCATGGGGCCGGATGCAGGCGAACTTGCGCAGGTTCTGGGCATCACGCTCGAGATGGGCGCCACCAAAGCCGACTTCGATCGCACGATTGCAGTTCACCCGACAGCTGCTGAGGAGCTTGTCACTATGCGCGAGCCGACAGAGCGCATTCGCGGCTAG
- a CDS encoding DUF2059 domain-containing protein, which produces MKLKSLLSAGPFVGAALFVAGFLPLSAQAQEFSESHIEAARQVVKETKALGSFDDILPLLAEQTRTLFIQSDPSRTQEVVDVSTEVALKLAPRRSELNNMVYEVWARRFSEEELNQLAEFYRSPLGAKLAENGPTITALAIGAARQWQDKISTEMVTLVREELDKRAAE; this is translated from the coding sequence ATGAAACTTAAGTCCCTGCTGTCCGCTGGTCCCTTTGTCGGCGCAGCGCTTTTCGTCGCCGGTTTTCTTCCGCTGAGCGCTCAAGCGCAGGAGTTCAGCGAGAGCCACATTGAAGCGGCTCGTCAGGTTGTCAAGGAAACCAAGGCTCTGGGCTCGTTCGATGACATTCTGCCGCTTCTAGCTGAGCAGACGCGCACCTTGTTCATCCAGTCCGATCCGTCCCGCACCCAGGAAGTGGTCGACGTTTCGACGGAGGTGGCGCTGAAGCTCGCGCCGCGTCGCAGCGAATTGAACAACATGGTCTATGAAGTCTGGGCGCGCCGTTTCTCCGAAGAAGAGCTAAATCAGCTTGCCGAGTTTTACCGCTCACCGCTTGGCGCGAAGCTCGCTGAAAATGGCCCGACCATCACTGCGCTGGCGATTGGTGCTGCGCGCCAGTGGCAGGACAAGATTTCGACCGAGATGGTCACCTTGGTTCGTGAAGAGCTCGACAAGCGCGCCGCGGAGTAA
- the rpiA gene encoding ribose-5-phosphate isomerase RpiA: MSDEWKRLAAERAVEDVAPGMKLGIGTGSTAEHFVKALGARVRDGLDVIGVPTSERTRELAQSEGIQLTTLEAEPQLDLTVDGADELDQSLVLIKGGGGALLREKIVAAASNRMIVIADASKVVDVLGAFALPIEVVPFGLGATLNAINAALAANGVSGDLNLRGGKDHPFVTDGGHYIIDASLGRIEHPACLAEDLTAIPGVVEHGLFIGLADKAYVAGADGVRVVEATAQDAEN; encoded by the coding sequence ATGAGTGATGAGTGGAAGCGCCTTGCCGCCGAGCGTGCTGTAGAGGATGTGGCGCCCGGCATGAAGCTCGGGATCGGAACCGGCTCCACGGCTGAGCATTTTGTCAAAGCCCTGGGCGCGCGTGTTCGAGATGGCCTTGATGTTATTGGCGTTCCGACTTCTGAGCGCACGCGCGAACTGGCTCAATCCGAAGGAATACAACTGACTACACTTGAGGCGGAGCCTCAACTCGATCTTACGGTCGATGGCGCGGATGAGTTGGATCAATCGCTCGTTCTCATCAAGGGGGGTGGCGGCGCACTGTTGCGAGAGAAGATTGTCGCTGCAGCTTCCAATCGAATGATCGTGATCGCAGACGCGAGCAAAGTGGTGGATGTGCTTGGCGCGTTTGCTTTGCCGATTGAAGTGGTGCCGTTCGGCTTGGGCGCGACATTGAATGCGATCAATGCTGCTCTAGCGGCGAACGGTGTTTCTGGCGACCTGAATTTGCGTGGCGGCAAGGATCATCCTTTTGTCACAGATGGTGGGCACTACATCATCGACGCTTCGCTCGGGCGCATAGAACATCCCGCATGCCTTGCAGAGGACCTGACGGCCATTCCCGGTGTTGTCGAGCATGGCCTTTTCATCGGTCTTGCGGACAAGGCCTATGTGGCTGGAGCTGACGGCGTGCGCGTTGTGGAAGCCACAGCGCAAGACGCCGAAAATTGA
- a CDS encoding methyl-accepting chemotaxis protein, translating into MKLLKLKRQSMEVPASIQSHPPVLENEQESTDTSEMMAFALDSIEDDLQVAAKDVSKDASAVQEKIAEQIQLLSHIQAESGGLREQSAEAASNATALADSITELATSSNEIGKQVVLSNQLAVQARDVADEANAGVLDLKTAIEDIANVVKLISDVAKQTNLLALNATIEAARAGEAGKGFAVVANEVKSLSVETQNATDEIVANIDRLQVSAETSIGSVNRIIDVIGQIRPSFAAVEEAVQEQIGTTSQIGERASETATFVQDVTGRADAIDASTSDALLVANEASTASADMGVSARNLGNRFTMMIRQSAVGDRRKSDRLPIKLNGHVAAGGQKIAIETIDISEGGLLFKGFQEGSLAKGLQIKLSLDGLEDCDATIVHISENGAHCSFSSQSEGFTVALSQLIERIHADNRVFVERAQEGADKIAAAMEQLLSSRRLTVDCLFDTKYRPIEGTDPQQYSTGCITQLEEVMPAILEEILSLDQSMAFCTAVDRNGYLPVHNKAYSHPQRPDDPVWNAANCRNKRIFDDRAGLSAGRNTRPFLIQSYARDMGNGKFVWMREVDAPIIVDGRHWGGFRTAYKL; encoded by the coding sequence ATGAAACTTCTTAAGCTAAAGCGACAATCAATGGAAGTTCCTGCGTCGATACAGTCACACCCGCCAGTTCTTGAAAATGAACAAGAATCCACCGATACGAGCGAAATGATGGCTTTCGCGCTCGATTCCATCGAAGATGATCTTCAGGTAGCTGCCAAAGACGTCAGTAAGGACGCTTCGGCGGTTCAGGAGAAGATCGCCGAGCAGATCCAGCTTCTTAGTCACATTCAAGCCGAAAGCGGCGGCCTTCGAGAACAAAGCGCGGAGGCAGCCTCCAACGCGACTGCACTTGCTGATTCCATTACCGAGCTCGCAACATCCAGCAACGAGATCGGCAAGCAGGTTGTTCTTTCGAACCAGCTGGCGGTACAGGCTCGCGACGTCGCGGATGAGGCCAACGCCGGTGTGCTCGACCTGAAGACTGCAATCGAAGACATCGCCAACGTCGTAAAGCTGATTTCCGATGTCGCCAAACAAACCAATCTGCTTGCGTTGAACGCCACGATTGAGGCTGCTCGTGCCGGAGAAGCCGGCAAGGGCTTCGCTGTCGTGGCCAATGAGGTAAAATCCCTCTCCGTTGAAACGCAAAATGCCACCGATGAGATCGTCGCCAACATCGATCGGCTGCAGGTTTCTGCCGAAACCAGTATAGGCTCGGTCAACCGCATCATTGACGTGATTGGTCAAATCCGCCCAAGCTTTGCCGCAGTTGAGGAAGCCGTCCAGGAACAGATCGGCACGACGAGCCAGATTGGTGAACGTGCGAGCGAAACCGCCACGTTCGTTCAGGATGTGACCGGCCGAGCCGATGCGATCGATGCCTCGACAAGCGATGCGCTCCTGGTCGCCAATGAAGCCAGTACGGCCAGTGCTGACATGGGTGTCTCCGCGCGCAACCTTGGCAACCGTTTCACGATGATGATACGTCAGAGCGCGGTTGGCGACCGGCGAAAATCGGATCGTCTTCCGATCAAACTCAATGGCCATGTTGCCGCTGGCGGTCAGAAGATAGCGATCGAGACGATCGACATTTCGGAGGGCGGCCTCCTCTTCAAAGGCTTCCAGGAGGGCTCTCTGGCCAAGGGCCTGCAGATCAAGCTCTCTCTCGATGGTCTCGAAGATTGTGATGCCACAATTGTCCACATCTCCGAGAACGGCGCTCATTGCTCCTTTTCTTCGCAGAGCGAGGGCTTCACGGTGGCGCTCAGTCAGCTGATCGAGCGCATTCATGCAGACAACCGCGTTTTCGTGGAACGGGCACAAGAGGGAGCTGACAAAATTGCTGCTGCCATGGAGCAACTTCTTTCCAGCCGCCGGCTGACGGTCGACTGCCTGTTCGACACAAAGTACCGGCCGATCGAAGGCACTGACCCGCAGCAATACAGCACGGGATGCATTACACAGCTTGAAGAAGTCATGCCTGCGATTCTAGAAGAAATCCTGTCCCTGGACCAGAGCATGGCATTTTGCACGGCTGTCGACCGGAACGGATATCTGCCGGTTCACAACAAGGCCTATTCCCATCCTCAGCGTCCGGATGACCCTGTCTGGAACGCGGCCAATTGCAGAAACAAGCGCATTTTCGATGACCGTGCGGGGCTCAGCGCCGGACGTAATACCCGCCCCTTCCTGATCCAGAGCTACGCACGGGACATGGGCAATGGCAAGTTCGTCTGGATGCGCGAAGTCGACGCACCGATTATCGTGGACGGTCGGCACTGGGGGGGCTTTCGAACCGCCTACAAGCTCTAG